Part of the Ornithodoros turicata isolate Travis chromosome 6, ASM3712646v1, whole genome shotgun sequence genome, atctgattggtccattctaagccactctcccagcccccccatctgattggccgccgccactACCTTCACCGGCACCCACCAGACGGCCCgttgcggccctatctcagatgttcaaacttatacCGATTGGCCTGCCACCAGACGgtgcgcggcggcggcggcttcagatggttctaacctatctcagatagctctatgagatcgaacagacagggaaaaaaatacctttcaactaaaacctatctcagatagctctatgagatcgaacagacagggaaaaaaatacctttcaacgtttattgagtacatgtttgaggaaaagcatggcagttttggagaggttgattcccttgatgctgggcatggttccacggaagtgacggatcatgtagacgtctccgggacagcggctgagaaaaatttcgtcctccgtgagttggcacttccgcgtgcactggatatcttcgtagctgtcgctcacgtccagcgagtgaaggcacgtacgcaacgatccagtagcgttcctgtccaggttaatgccggaccgcataggtaccacgtgccactctctgatggccaagatgtcgccggggcattcgtgcgcgtacgtgtgcttatccttctccagcttgatgctcgcagtgcagttgccggcgtccagcgccagtgcgcacgagacgagcgagaagagaacgaggtaccacatccttccagtgacgcaggtcaaatgacgctactcctactcatcctctgcattatctgtgcggcggAGGAAAGAATGCCGTGTGAAAtcccgctatctacgtcatccactcgagcttaccatattcgcagcttccgtacgggtaggagtccacgtcattgtagaggtaccgtttgtcgtcgtacgccatcagacttcttttcacgtttcggatggtgtacatgcactgtttctttcccactattgacacctgttcgtgcgatacgctggcgtgcttgaatagggtatcgcggtacgtgtcatggaggaggtgtttgcgcacaatgttctgtttgacccctttagctcttgcaatttgttttcccccggctaatttgatggaatacattttggctttcaggcatattacttcctcgatgggtacgctacccgtttcacttttgaacgcgccaagtctaccgcgattcctctcgctgtacagtggatgatcacgatcgaaggaagacaagtctaaatggtcgtcggcgatcgcgcgtaactgatcttcgtagtccttgcagaataggccgaggatcagagaatccgtgtcaaagtagcaggtaatcaccggacaagtgagcttgctcagcagggtttcataatagaacgagtacatggttaacttactcagttctaaaatcgtgaagccaatctgcagggggaaatcgcatcgcacttttctcttgcgcatttcgtacatgacacaatcgggggacaaaatttccattcgcgcgcattccgcccgactcccgaggcgactcgccgtctcctcatcgaaggctactcgaatgtctcgcatattaaatttatttagcaacgtacgcccgaagaccgcattatttgagattttatagaaatttttctcgaacgtcgtgctcgatgcgacgcgtctggcaacattgtcctcaatgtagggacgcaggaatggtgcctgacgaaattttagaattctgtgaattttcgtcacccgcatgcccaatctacaatagagcgcgagcagcgcgtaatgaacgacgtactcgaccttgtccttgcacgtgagcagcagctttttgctgttcgccggctgatacattaactcttcgaggagccctcgctggaatggtgagagccattccttcggaacgacagccttctcgggagccagggggaagtaccgcgtcagcgcgtggatagattttggatactccaaatcgcacacgtacacgtatcccacgtccgaatctgtgggatgacccataaaatccacggagctaaaatcctcgacccattcgaaatcgccgactgggaggtgctttatcatactgaatccgtaaagattgttgcaatctatgtacgatatgtacacctcctctttatcgggatcgtagccactgcacagcgggttgttagcccgtaaatgacgcctgctcgcctgacagagtccacctctaacacccgattcgatggtccggtacatgtcctcggcgatgatcagctccaattttgcccgcgtgtaatttagagcgcattgccacgaataggatgccagcgaaacacaatgaagcaattccaatccgcgcgcgtcgtagcacaggcgccggaagtgctgcattacgtcagcatgtaacagggcatccgttttcaggtacaatgcattataatccctcagattcgagcatccaaaacgttcaaatacgtgcagcgcgtactgatagtcttcgtcgcttatatcctcccccgtcagatcgtttcggaaggctgattttgccggcagagccaattcgtcgtagaccgcgaacgagctaacgtggctgtacgggaatacacctttacgaagcaaaatttcgtagtcgtctccaaatacctgcttcaggcattggaacgcctctgcgccccccatggatttgacggtttccatgagctctcccagcgacgaatttaggtactgcatggtatctctgaataggaaggtgccaatttcgaacgatcggattttttccatggaactggccacgatgaagggagctcgcttccacccgagaaggtgaaattcccgcagtagtccggccaaatcgtaggccagattgtgcaccatgatgggcagtttttcccgcgtcgtgcacgctacgttacaggggttgcacagcgttgcgatgtaatttgtctcgccagcggtacaacgcttggaatggtcgtggtgccggacacgggatacatcttgcgcgaactcccgcccgcagtacgcgcagtgggtggcagctctgtgccgcactcgttgctcatcattcagcaccatttccgcggggcaggcgttcagggcgatcatctcgtcccgcatttccatcaaagctctgacgcactgcctcgcagaatcttcaccgtggtgcgtcctgatgcgcatcaccttcgagtcgtgggtgcgtacgagcacggcacaaaagctcgaggtgacgtgacgctgcatgccaacaccactgggcgcgagtacgctctccgtgtccaacgcgacgacgtagttgtactgctgcttgtactgtattttagtaaactctacaaagtttttgcccggttcgcaaaattccaatatgatttcgtttacgtccgcgcacaggcgacgatgtttcgccatgctctcttccttgttaaaagagcgcgtgcaacgctcgcatacgaaacgcctgttgtctctcatcagtaagcgctcgagagacttgattccgaaaaaatgttcatctacagccaataagtgaattttcttttcatactcgagttttggggatcgcgacacgtgcactccctgatcgacgtactcgtatacgtacacggatatcttgtttttatcttcgaattcgtccagatcagagtaggaaacggggaagcaactaggccaccagtactccgcggcatagttttcacattttttccacgaattactttcctgcgggtgcaggagggcaagcgtattgtatttaaaacactcaccctccttatgtgccggtaaatgaatattcgtcagcacgttcctgcgtttagccaaatgatcgggaagtgcccctttgcatccgaattttttagttttcaccgcggaaatgcatatttgaaccttttggacgtcggtggacacggacccgctcccttcccgctgataattttctacgcgtcccgtggactcctgaatcgcgTCCATTAGGGTATTCGCGacggctccgtcgctgtggacttcgcgagcaaacgccataaagtgggctatgtgcgcggttatcTCCCCCCGAGTTCCAGTGAGGATTATGCGATCCGATGTTTTCTTCAGGGCATGCGCGGAACCATACATACAACACACATCAACTCGTTCCCCCTCACCATTAAAacatcggaacaaatgcaaaacctaaagggtattctttgcgctctcaatatggcgagcatatcgtgaaagtgactcattaaatattgtcgcaaatcctctactccctgatcgtgaacagatgccaatagcgtgaatcttttgacgatacctctaaatgcggcgtcagtctggaagaagggcaggaaggatgtatccacgtcggggtgcgatcgcatcacgtgagcagacagtgtaggaggtgcgccgtcccgagaatcgtcgtcgtcgtcctattcatcctcgatatcgtgaggatcaaaaaagcagaacacacaccgaggcactgaaaataaacgcgcatcagtaagaaacgtgcaacaagtaaaggagggaataacttacttgtgaagcgagtgaaagcagactgttccccccctgaggcgatcgcgcggcttataaaccggcatccacgctacatgcgccaacacgtcggggctcgcttgtttccacgcggtcgtaaatcatgtggcacctcgaggatgaggccgcgttgggggccatctgtttaatatcagaacGCGCGCGCGGCCGCAATGGTGAGCATTCaccgtcgaagaaaatgttgcgtcaaggtaatgtaaataggtcttctccgagaaattgggtcaccttgagtcggttgcatgttccaacacgttggggtcgcctgttttatatcaaaatgcgcttcatggtcaaaatgagtttatactatagaacggtgagctttgttttattctcggggaagttgcgtcaaggtaatgtaacgagaaattgggtcaccttgagacaagccccaacacgacggtgccatctgtttaatatcaaaaacgcacttccacccatcGTGGCGGGCCCTagtgaaaaaaatgttgcgtcaaggtgatgtaacgagaaactgggtcgccacgtaaatcatgttttccgaggccacgcgtattaaaaccaaaagtaaactgttgtgcttgatgagacaagtctatctgaaggaaaatatccctatgagtcAACCaactcattgccgaaacaagcgccaaaaacaaaagggttcgcttatgcagtttccaaatgtccttcgcgcgcgcatcatatatcacatgctgttcccgtgtgattgtgtaaacagaatcgcaccacccttgcgctcctccggaggtgctttatataaaagtcgcgatatatacaactcatttgaggtctgtgaagccgtcggtcgactcctcgtgaagcgcacaacgagaaaggtatgtttcactattgtcttcaagatgaggaaagttaggtaatagtcgtcctcattttcagttcatttggcgtgcgtagaaacttgcactgagagatatgtcatctgttgtcgagaagctggataaactaaagaaacccggtgatggagacattcagaaaatgagcattgttccaaacaacgaaaagctcgacgtgttggacttacgcaaaGTGGACACTATCTATggggagtccgtgtacgtggaactcctgatgaacaacgataaacgcgtgaaggtgtacctacccagtcgttttaggcga contains:
- the LOC135396469 gene encoding uncharacterized protein LOC135396469 codes for the protein MYQPANSKKLLLTCKDKVEYVVHYALLALYCRLGMRVTKIHRILKFRQAPFLRPYIEDNVARRVASSTTFEKNFYKISNNAVFGRTLLNKFNMRDIRVAFDEETASRLGSRAECARMEILSPDCVMYEMRKRKVRCDFPLQIGFTILELSKLTMYSFYYETLLSKLTCPVITCYFDTDSLILGLFCKDYEDQLRAIADDHLDLSSFDRDHPLYSERNRGRLGAFKSETGSVPIEEVICLKAKMYSIKLAGGKQIARAKGVKQNIVRKHLLHDTYRDTLFKHASVSHEQVSIVGKKQCMYTIRNVKRSLMAYDDKRYLYNDVDSYPYGSCEYDNAEDE